In one window of Denticeps clupeoides chromosome 2, fDenClu1.1, whole genome shotgun sequence DNA:
- the shrprbck1r gene encoding ranBP-type and C3HC4-type zinc finger-containing protein 1, with product MSLNPGGWHQHPPPASGHGAAQPGCHTVLMSVPVSVCHSGIRPLCLPGATDESLRLQLGMDPGKAGEFRLTLRDAGGAAAGRSVSIAEFDLKTIGYEVKSLRCHELTLVAPPHDRIAFNFRCEREAQEWATVVMSSLREAHRVADDSPASDGQLALENLNLSNSASLTHTEEMCVELSQAIEAGDTQAASTCATALAHQQAALRIQPSEKSCADAEISLAVVVEDFSSSCCVTVKVFPHSTVAALKQQVFVEYGFHPRVQRWVIGQCLCLEPRSLASYGVQKDGDTAFLYLLSAQQARLSRQLCQQDLENTLLSPAPVPTPTPTSPDHVPSNGPSSQLWRGYSTLPSRLGHNSTGSAGPSAERLSISEIRELINLEMPQLNEALGPNKSNTQGWACPSCTFINKPTRPGCEICSTDRPESYTIPGGYRPDPLELRRIQQEKEAVIQYQQAIEAERRENYARLVQMDGQDLVPNPERVECRICYLELQSGEGVLLRECLHCFCKDCLRSVIKTSEDPQVACPYRDELYACDCTLQEREIRALVSVDVYEQWLQRGLSVAESRCEGSYHCATPDCPGWCVYEDTVNTFHCPVCRKQNCLLCKALHEGMNCKEYQDDLSVRALNDTAARRTKELLNTLVRSGEAMHCPQCGIIVQKKEGCDWLRCTVCHMEICWVTRGPRWGPGGPGDTSGGCHCNVNKQRCHPKCQNCH from the exons ATGTCGCTGAACCCGGGCGGGTGGCACCAGCACCCTCCGCCGGCCTCGGGCCACGGCGCCGCGCAGCCCGGCTGCCACACCGTGCTCATGTCCGTGCCGGTGTCCGTGTGCCACTCCGGCATCCGGCCGCTCTGCCTTCCGGGCGCGACGGACGAGTCGCTGCGGCTGCAGCTCGGAATGGACCCGGGGAAGGCGGGGGAATTCCGGCTGACGCTGCGGGACGCTGGCGGGGCCGCGGCGGGTCGCAGTGTG TCCATCGCTGAGTTCGACCTGAAGACCATCGGCTATGAGGTGAAGTCACTCCGCTGCCACGAGCTGACTCTGGTTGCGCCCCCACACGACCGCATCGCTTTCAACTTCCGCTGCGAGCGCGAGGCACAGGAGTGGGCAACTGTAGTGATGTCATCGCTACGGGAGGCACATCGGG TAGCAGATGACTCTCCTGCGAGTGACGGACAGTTGGCACTCGAGAATTTAAATCTCAGCAACTCTGCTTCCTTGACGCACACAG AGGAGATGTGTGTGGAGTTGTCTCAGGCCATAGAGGCGGGTGACACTCAAGCCGCCTCCACGTGTGCAACGGCTTTGGCCCATCAGCAGGCGGCGCTGCGGATCCAGCCCTCTGAGAAGAGCTGCGCAGACGCTGAGATTAG cCTGGCAGTTGTGGTGGAGGATTTCTCATCTTCgtgttgtgtcactgtgaaaGTCTTCCCTCACAGCACCGTAGCAGCTCTCAAACAGCAG GTGTTTGTGGAGTACGGTTTCCACCCCCGAGTTCAACGTTGGGTCATAGGCCAGTGTCTGTGCTTGGAGCCACGCTCTCTGGCGTCGTATGGCGTTCAGAAAGATGGTGACACGGCCTTCCTTTACCTGCTATCTGCACAACAGGCCCGCCTAAGTCGGCAGCTGTGCCAGCAGGACCTAGAAAACACCTTGCTCTCCCCGGCACCTGTCCCTACACCTACGCCAACATCACCAGATCATGTACCCAGCAATGGCCCGTCATCTCAGCTCTGGAGGGGCTACAGCACTCTGCCGTCCAGACTGGGCCATAACAGCACCG GTAGCGCAGGCCCCAGTGCAGAGCGGCTAAGTATTAGTGAAATTCGTGAACTTATAAACCTGGAGATGCCACAGCTGAACGAAGCCCTTGGCCCAAATAAAAGCAACACTCAG GGCTGGGCCTGTCCGTCCTGCACGTTCATAAACAAGCCCACGCGCCCTGGCTGTGAGATATGCAGCACCGACCGCCCAGAGAGCTACACCATTCCTGGGGGCTACCGTCCTGATCCACTGGAGCTCCGTCGCATACAGCAGGAGAAAGAAGCAGTCATACAATACCAACAA GCCATAGAAGCCGAACGTAGGGAGAATTATGCTCGGTTGGTTCAGATGGACGGACAGGACCTGGTGCCGAACCCAGAGCGGGTGGAGTGCAGGATCTGCTACCTGGAGCTCCAGTCGGGGGAGGGCGTGCTGCTGCGAGAGTGCCTTCACTGCTTCTGCAA AGACTGCCTGCGCTCAGTGATCAAGACGTCTGAGGACCCTCAGGTTGCCTGTCCGTACCGAGACGAACTGTACGCCTGCGACTGCACTCTGCAGGAGAGGGAGATACGAGCT CTGGTGTCGGTGGATGTGTATGAACAGTGGCTGCAGAGAGGTCTGTCTGTGGCCGAGTCACGCTGTGAGGGCAGCTACCACTGTGCCACCCCCGACTGTCCCGGCTGGTGTGTGTACGAGGACACCGTGAACACCTTCCACTGCCCTGTCTGCAGAAAACAAAACTGTCTGCTCTGCAAG GCGCTTCATGAGGGAATGAACTGTAAGGAGTACCAGGATGATTTGTCAGTCCGTGCTCTCAATGACACAGCAGCACGGAGGACCAAAGAGCTCCTGAAT ACGCTTGTACGGTCTGGGGAGGCCATGCACTGTCCGCAGTGTGGCATCATCGTGCAGAAAAAGGAGGGCTGTGATTGGCTCCGTTGCACTGTCTGCCATATGGAGATCTGCTGGGTCACAAGGGGGCCGCGATGGGGGCCAGGG GGTCCAGGTGACACCAGTGGAGGATGCCACTGCAACGTGAACAAGCAACGATGCCACCCAAAGTGCCAGAATTGCCACTGA
- the maf1b gene encoding MAF1 homolog, negative regulator of RNA polymerase III b — translation MKLLENSSFEALSSQLCVETGDSHIIGRIESYSCKMAGDDKHKFKQFCQEGEPHVLEALSPPQTSSAPSPSLLGKSSEDGENPLSDKCCRKTLFYLITTLNESFRPDYDFSAARAHEFSREPSLNWVVNSVNSSLYSAVGEEFNSLGPELWNAIDQEINLQGCDIYSYNPDLDSDPFGEEGSLWSFNYFFYNKKLKRIIFFTCRSVSVLSGYGRSFLDNELDMELDDEEEMDGFMEDRFPRALCV, via the exons ATGAAGCTGTTGGAAAACTCCAGTTTCGAGGCCCTGAGCTCGCAGCTCTGCGTGGAAACCGGAGACTCCCACATCATCGGCAG GATCGAAAGCTACTCCTGCAAAATGGCAGGCGATGACAAGCACAAGTTCAAGCAGTTCTGCCAGGAGGGAGAACCACACGTCCTGGAAGCCCTGTCACCCCCTCAGACCAGCAGCGCGCCCAGCCCCAGTCT GCTGGGGAAGAGCAGCGAGGACGGCGAGAACCCCCTGAGCGACAAGTGCTGCAGGAAGACCCTGTTCTACCTCATCACCACCCTGAACGAGTCCTTCCGCCCCGACTACGACTTCAGCGCCGCGCGGGCGCACGAGTTCAGCCGCGAGCCGAGCCTCAACTGG GTAGTGAACAGCGTGAACAGCAGCTTGTACTCTGCCGTCGGCGAGGAGTTCAACAGTCTCGGGCCGGAGCTGTGGAATGCCATTGACCAGGAAATAAACTTGCAGGGCTGTGACATTTACAG CTATAATCCAGATCTGGATTCAGACCCGTTTGGGGAGGAGGGCAGCCTTTGGTCCTTCAACtactttttttacaataaaaagttGAAACGCATCATCTTCTTCACGTGCCGTTCAGTCAG TGTCCTAAGTGGCTACGGCCGCAGTTTCCTTGACAACGAACTGGACATGGAGCTTGACGATGAGGAAGAAATGGATGGATTCATGGAGGACAG GTTCCccagagctctgtgtgtgtga